ATTTATGTAGATAACTAATTAGTATCTACATATAATTCACCTTTAACTTACCCTCTGATTATTTATTTTATAACAGTAGGAATTAAAATGCAAATATTTATATGAATATTTACATGAATACCACATTATGTAATATTTGCAGTATTTTACAAAGATAGGGACAGGTTATTCTGGAGAGAACAAAAAGACTTATTTTACAACTTCAACATTTGTTATGCCATATCCTGAGGACATAAGAACGTTTTTTGCGGTGTCACTTTCCATAAATTTCATCCATTTAGCACTAGCTTCGGCATCGCCGCCTTTTATAGCAACCATAGCCTGCTTAATAGGATTGTGCATTCTGGAGGGAACGATCCAAGCATTCATTTTTTGCTCGTCACTAAGATCTCCGTAGGAGACAAGCCCGCCCTCAACCTGGCCAGACTCAACCATCTCTAGAGCCTTTAA
This portion of the Thermodesulfobacteriota bacterium genome encodes:
- a CDS encoding substrate-binding domain-containing protein; the protein is LKALEMVESGQVEGGLVSYGDLSDEQKMNAWIVPSRMHNPIKQAMVAIKGGDAEASAKWMKFMESDTAKNVLMSSGYGITNVEVVK